The Benincasa hispida cultivar B227 chromosome 9, ASM972705v1, whole genome shotgun sequence genome has a segment encoding these proteins:
- the LOC120085522 gene encoding probable LRR receptor-like protein kinase At1g51890 has protein sequence MMDTRTRSFLFCLALIHTIQAQDQSGFISLDCGLPANSSYTTNLTYISDAAYINSGETENIDFNKNIYEQQLWTLRSFPNGTRNCYTITDIAGGTKYLIRASFLYGNYDGLRSPPVFDLYFGDSLWDKVNITYEADIFNYEVIHIPSTNKVQICLINIGAGTPFISALEFRPLPEYIYPIGSKSLLLSFRWDIGSTSNISYRFPSDVFDRIWLPANNDKYFDRLSTPLAVDVHQTENQPPAIVMETTIVPKNASDPFSLTWKTDDETTQYYVYLYFAELVKLKRNQFRGFNVIHNGKYWKGPVIPDYLNASSIYNIEPLDPENQHNLTFTRSENSTLPPIFNAVEIYSNIEISELESDQGDIDAITKIKSTYGVIKDWGGDPCIPRAFPWSGIGCSNESSPRIISLNLSSSNLTGLISTDIFDLTALQILDLSNNDLTGKVPDLSKLSNLKVLNLGNNNLSCPIPPELVRRFNDSSLSLSVECNKEIVVEKKEEKKKNNVVIPVVASIGGLLVIAIIAGIVFWIARSKSKQEGNAAEEVHHPEININIGENSLETRRRQFTYSEVVRMTNNFVRIIGRGSFGAVYYGIIDDIQVAVKMLAPSAIQGHDQFKVEECTLHIVTALLHVHHRNLTNLVGYLSEGTHLGLIFEYMANGSLAQHLYEKSSSAISWEDRLRIAMDAAQGLEYLHDGCKPPIIHGNVKPTNILLTEKFQAKLSDFGVFKSYPTNDNTSYVDPEYRTSNRLSPKSDVYSFGLTLLEIVCCKQVISKSQGQDSVHIIKWVGSMVAQGDFRNIADQRLKGEYNITSVRKAVEVAMACVSVNSERRPTMNQVVAELKSCLAVELSRTPENQAPYSAESMEMTSIYMVLPPQTGPMAR, from the exons ATGATGGATACAAGAACAAGaagttttctattttgtttagCTCTTATACATACTATTCAAGCTCAAGATCAATCAG GTTTTATAAGCCTGGATTGTGGACTACCAGCAAATTCTAGCTACACCACAAATCTCACCTACATCTCAGATGCAGCATATATAAACAGTGGTGAAACAGAAAATATAGACTTCAACAAAAATATCTATGAACAACAACTATGGACCCTTAGAAGCTTTCCTAATGGCACCAGGAACTGTTACACTATAACCGATATTGCCGGTGGCACCAAATATTTAATTCGAGCAAGCTTCTTGTATGGTAATTATGATGGGTTGCGATCACCGCCAGTCTTTGATCTCTACTTTGGAGATAGCTTGTGGGATAAAGTGAATATTACATATGAAGCAGATATATTCAATTACGAAGTCATTCATATTCCATCAACAAACAAAGTACAGATCTGTCTGATCAACATAGGAGCTGGAACACCTTTCATATCTGCATTAGAATTTAGACCTTTGCCAGAGTATATTTACCCAATTGGATCCAAGTCCCTCTTGCTTTCTTTTCGATGGGATATTGGTTCCACGTCAAACATCTCATACAG GTTCCCTTCTGATGTTTTCGATCGGATTTGGCTTCCTGCtaataatgataaatattttgatcGATTAAGTACCCCTCTTGCTGTAGATGTCCATCAAACAGAGAACCAGCCACCAGCCATTGTTATGGAAACGACTATAGTCCCAAAAAATGCAAGTGATCCCTTCTCTCTTACATGGAAGACAGATGATGAAACTACCCAGTATTATGTATATCTTTACTTTGCTGAGCTGGTCAAGCTTAAACGCAACCAGTTTAGAGGCTTCAACGTTATTCATAATGGGAAATATTGGAAGGGACCTGTTATTCCTGATTACTTGAACGCAAGCAGCATTTACAACATCGAACCATTAGACCCCGAAAACCAACACAACTTAACTTTTACTCGAAGTGAAAATTCAACTCTTCCTCCAATCTTCAATGCTGTTGAAATTTATTCCAATATAGAGATCTCAGAATTAGAATCAGATCAAGGAGATA TTGATGCAATCACAAAAATAAAGTCAACCTACGGAGTGATCAAAGATTGGGGAGGAGATCCATGCATCCCGAGAGCATTTCCTTGGAGTGGTATAGGTTGCAGCAATGAATCAAGCCCAAGAATCATATCACT GAACTTGTCATCGAGCAATTTGACAGGCCTTATATCAACTGATATATTTGATCTAACGGCCTTACAAATTTT GGACTTGTCAAACAATGACTTAACAGGAAAAGTACCCGATTTGTCCAAATTGTCAAACCTCAAAGTTCT AAATTTGGGGAACAACAATCTCTCATGTCCAATTCCACCTGAACTCGTAAGAAGATTCAATGATAGTTCACTATCATTAAG CGTAGAATGCAACAAGGAGATAGTAGTGGAAAAgaaggaggagaagaagaaaaacaatgtTGTAATTCCAGTAGTAGCATCAATCGGCGGTCTGCTTGTCATTGCCATAATTGCAGGGATTGTTTTCTGGATTGCTAGATCAAAAAGTAAACAAGAAGGTAATGCTGCGGAGGAGGTGCATCATCCAGAAATCAACATTAACATTGGCGAGAATTCTTTGGAAACCAGAAGACGTCAGTTTACTTATTCTGAAGTGGTGAGAATGACCAATAATTTTGTGAGGATTATTGGGAGAGGAAGTTTTGGAGCAGTTTACTATGGAATAATTGATGATATTCAAGTGGCTGTGAAGATGCTAGCTCCATCAGCCATACAAGGCCACGATCAATTCAAAGTAGAGGAATGTACTTTACATATA GTTACAGCTCTTCTTCATGTTCACCACAGAAACTTAACAAACCTTGTAGGGTATTTGAGCGAAGGAACTCACCTTGGCCTAATTTTCGAGTACATGGCCAATGGAAGTTTAGCACAGCACCTTTATG AGAAAAGTTCAAGTGCCATAAGTTGGGAAGATAGACTCCGAATAGCAATGGATGCAGCTCAAG GACTGGAGTACCTGCATGATGGTTGTAAGCCACCAATAATCCATGGAAATGTGAAACCAACGAACATTTTGTTGACTGAAAAATTCCAAGCCAAACTTTCTGACTTCGGTGTTTTCAAGAGCTACCCAACAAATGACAATACCAGTTACGTTGACCCAGA GTACAGAACATCAAACAGGCTGAGTCCGAAAAGTGATGTGTACAGCTTCGGCCTTACTCTGTTAGAGATAGTATGTTGCAAACAAGTGATATCGAAATCTCAAGGCCAGGATTcagttcatataattaaatggGTTGGCTCCATGGTTGCTCAAGGTGATTTTAGAAACATAGCAGACCAAAGATTAAAAGGAGAATATAACATAACCTCTGTCCGAAAAGCAGTGGAAGTAGCAATGGCTTGTGTATCAGTGAATTCTGAGAGAAGGCCAACAATGAATCAAGTGGTGGCAGAACTGAAAAGTTGCTTGGCTGTAGAATTGAGTCGAACACCGGAGAATCAAGCTCCTTATTCAGCAGAATCCATGGAAATGACATCCATTTACATGGTTTTGCCTCCTCAAACAGGTCCCATGGCGAGGTGA